One genomic region from Blastococcus sp. Marseille-P5729 encodes:
- the secE gene encoding preprotein translocase subunit SecE: MAKRSKRDSSSDDERELDDVVAGRDEIADDPDESAAEEDVDLYEDDEDLEGDAGDADLDDEDDDLADEDRDDEDLEDLDEDDAAEVAAGATAAGKGKPKKKAAAKESRKGTKTAKRPAKAEQRSTVPGAAPGNFLQQVGSELQKVVWPTRKQMITYTSVVIVFVVILVTAVWGFDLGLGKLMEWVFA, from the coding sequence GTGGCCAAGCGATCCAAGCGCGATTCGTCGTCGGATGACGAGCGCGAGCTGGACGACGTCGTGGCAGGCCGCGACGAGATCGCAGATGACCCCGACGAGTCCGCCGCCGAGGAGGATGTCGATCTCTACGAGGACGACGAGGATCTCGAGGGCGACGCCGGCGACGCGGACCTCGACGACGAGGATGACGACCTCGCGGACGAAGACCGGGACGACGAGGACCTTGAGGACCTTGACGAGGATGACGCCGCAGAGGTAGCGGCGGGCGCGACTGCCGCCGGCAAGGGCAAGCCGAAGAAGAAGGCCGCTGCCAAGGAGTCCCGCAAGGGTACGAAGACCGCGAAGCGGCCGGCGAAGGCCGAGCAGCGGAGCACGGTGCCCGGTGCGGCGCCGGGGAACTTCCTGCAGCAGGTTGGCTCCGAGCTGCAGAAGGTCGTCTGGCCGACCCGCAAGCAGATGATCACCTACACGTCGGTCGTGATCGTGTTCGTGGTGATCCTCGTGACCGCCGTCTGGGGCTTCGACCTCGGTCTGGGCAAGCTGATGGAGTGGGTCTTCGCCTAG
- the rplA gene encoding 50S ribosomal protein L1: protein MKRSKAYRSAAEKVDRSKLYSPLEAAGLAKETSTTKYDATVEVAMVLGVDPRKADQMVRGTVNLPHGTGKTARVIVFAVGEKAAEAEAAGADVVGSDDLIEKINGGFLDFDAAIATPDQMAKVGRVARVLGPRGLMPNPKTGTVTPDVAKAVADIKGGKVNFRIDKQANLHLVIGKSSFEQNQLVENYGAVLDEVLRAKPSAAKGRYIKKIAMSTTMGPGIPVDPARTRNLTEDPVA from the coding sequence ATGAAGCGCAGCAAGGCTTACCGCAGCGCAGCGGAGAAGGTCGATCGCTCGAAGCTCTACAGCCCGCTTGAGGCAGCGGGTCTGGCCAAGGAGACCTCGACGACGAAGTACGACGCAACGGTCGAGGTCGCCATGGTCCTCGGCGTCGACCCGCGCAAGGCCGACCAGATGGTCCGCGGAACGGTCAACCTGCCGCACGGCACCGGCAAGACCGCCCGCGTCATCGTGTTCGCCGTCGGTGAGAAGGCCGCCGAGGCCGAGGCCGCCGGCGCGGACGTCGTCGGCTCGGACGACCTGATCGAGAAGATCAACGGCGGGTTCCTGGACTTCGACGCCGCCATCGCCACGCCCGATCAGATGGCCAAGGTCGGCCGCGTCGCCCGCGTGCTGGGCCCCCGCGGCCTGATGCCGAACCCGAAGACCGGCACCGTCACCCCGGACGTCGCCAAGGCCGTCGCCGACATCAAGGGCGGCAAGGTCAACTTCCGTATCGACAAGCAGGCCAACCTGCACCTGGTCATCGGCAAGTCGTCCTTCGAGCAGAACCAGCTGGTCGAGAACTACGGCGCCGTCCTCGACGAGGTGCTGCGCGCCAAGCCGTCGGCCGCCAAGGGTCGCTACATCAAGAAGATCGCGATGTCGACCACGATGGGCCCGGGCATCCCGGTCGATCCGGCTCGCACCCGCAACCTCACCGAGGACCCGGTCGCGTAG
- a CDS encoding sialidase family protein: MPSRVATALVIAVIALISGCGTGKSGAGSGTVGPYDVEQLELDHGDFTIEGVAGLDGGVAVALVSSENGGADLAVVSHDAGVTWQSVETGLGSHDPPETYTDYWPTLLHAGDWLIAVKPVRADDESSDQDTMGESSAPPTAQSFSADGGLTWHPLVLDAASAVTGVLSATTTPSGELLVGGYRADSSTGQYDAAFWRGSPGEPLTPVALGTTSGLAENQMIIHLASTDDRIIATGRDGRLPGESGLTGRDRLVTTASTDDGENWIAVDGVPDIADIGELTVRGATVYLEAFYAELSLAPGESAWSEVPEIDFSGEPGSGAYREASAVVLPTGDRVATWVDDDACDCSVAYAGIMKAASASAQELKFETCADTSLRGEKSVGPPVLLGSDVLAVGTCVHHDDTVVAIAWTEDGGRSWATVRLGAVDGLQDVVASHRPAYGTIAFSDSVAIIGTRDDKLVVTRLTA, from the coding sequence ATGCCGAGTCGCGTGGCAACTGCGCTGGTGATCGCCGTGATCGCGCTGATCTCTGGCTGCGGCACTGGAAAGTCCGGTGCGGGGAGCGGAACGGTCGGGCCGTACGATGTCGAGCAGCTCGAGCTCGACCACGGGGACTTCACGATCGAGGGGGTTGCCGGGCTGGACGGCGGCGTGGCCGTGGCGCTGGTCTCCAGCGAGAACGGCGGAGCAGACCTCGCGGTGGTCTCCCACGATGCGGGCGTGACCTGGCAGAGCGTCGAGACCGGCCTCGGAAGCCACGATCCGCCGGAGACCTATACCGACTACTGGCCGACACTGCTGCACGCGGGGGACTGGCTGATCGCCGTCAAACCGGTACGTGCGGACGACGAATCGAGCGATCAGGACACGATGGGCGAATCGTCGGCTCCGCCGACTGCACAGTCGTTTTCCGCAGACGGAGGGCTGACCTGGCATCCCCTCGTCCTGGATGCTGCATCAGCGGTGACCGGCGTACTCAGCGCGACGACAACTCCTTCGGGCGAGCTGCTCGTCGGTGGCTATCGTGCGGACAGCTCGACGGGGCAGTACGACGCCGCCTTCTGGCGCGGGAGTCCCGGTGAACCGCTCACGCCCGTTGCGTTGGGGACGACGTCGGGCCTGGCCGAGAACCAGATGATCATCCATCTGGCCAGCACCGATGACCGGATCATCGCCACGGGCCGGGATGGCCGACTGCCTGGAGAGAGCGGGCTCACTGGCCGAGATCGGCTGGTCACGACGGCGAGTACGGATGACGGCGAGAACTGGATCGCGGTGGATGGAGTACCGGACATCGCCGACATCGGCGAGCTGACCGTCCGTGGTGCGACTGTCTATCTGGAGGCCTTCTACGCCGAGCTGAGTCTCGCTCCCGGGGAGTCTGCGTGGAGCGAGGTTCCAGAGATCGACTTCAGCGGCGAGCCCGGTAGTGGCGCATATCGTGAAGCGAGCGCCGTCGTCCTGCCGACCGGAGACCGAGTTGCGACGTGGGTCGATGATGATGCCTGCGACTGCTCGGTTGCCTATGCCGGAATCATGAAGGCGGCGTCGGCGTCCGCCCAGGAGCTGAAGTTCGAGACCTGTGCGGACACCTCCCTTCGAGGAGAAAAGTCCGTGGGCCCACCGGTGCTGCTGGGATCCGACGTGCTGGCAGTGGGTACCTGCGTGCATCATGATGACACGGTGGTCGCCATCGCGTGGACCGAGGACGGTGGCCGGTCGTGGGCCACTGTGCGCCTGGGTGCGGTCGACGGCCTGCAGGACGTAGTGGCCTCGCACAGACCCGCGTACGGAACCATCGCCTTCAGTGATTCCGTTGCCATCATCGGCACCCGAGACGACAAGCTCGTAGTCACCAGGCTGACCGCGTAA
- the rplK gene encoding 50S ribosomal protein L11, with protein MPPKKKVAGLIKLQIQAGQANPAPPVGPALGQHGVNIMEFCKAYNAATESQRGNVIPVEITVYEDRSFTFITKTPPAAKLLLKAAGVQKGSGEPHTNKVAKVTRDQVREIAEMKMADLNANDVDQAEKIIAGTARSMGIEVKG; from the coding sequence ATGCCTCCCAAGAAGAAGGTCGCTGGTCTGATCAAGCTTCAGATCCAGGCCGGCCAGGCAAACCCGGCGCCGCCGGTCGGCCCCGCGCTCGGCCAGCACGGCGTCAACATCATGGAGTTCTGCAAGGCGTACAACGCCGCGACCGAGTCGCAGCGCGGCAACGTCATCCCCGTCGAGATCACCGTCTACGAGGATCGCTCCTTCACCTTCATCACCAAGACGCCGCCAGCTGCGAAGTTGCTGTTGAAGGCCGCGGGCGTGCAGAAGGGCTCGGGCGAGCCGCACACCAACAAGGTCGCGAAGGTCACCCGCGACCAGGTTCGCGAGATCGCTGAGATGAAGATGGCCGACCTGAACGCCAACGACGTCGACCAGGCCGAGAAGATCATCGCGGGCACCGCCCGCTCGATGGGCATCGAGGTCAAGGGCTAG
- the nusG gene encoding transcription termination/antitermination protein NusG, with translation MVNEDLQPQETGEQPEPEVTVDGTSADEVEPAELSQGSVAAAEAAEERAVLEGIADEPEVERVEGDGQQLGEDEQQAVEAAEKAQSEPPLPAQPAEAAIDAPVDEEAELRERSKIGDWYVVHSYAGYENRVKTNIESRLETFDMEDYIFEVAVPSEEVTEIKNGKKVKVNRKPYPGYVLVRMDLTDESWNVVRNTPNVTGFVGGMSRPSPVPVDDVVKMIIRTPAQPAAPATASSVGEAALTGQPAPTIEVDFEIGESVTVMDGPFATLPASISEVMPEQQKLKVLVSIFGRETPVELGFNQVSKI, from the coding sequence GTGGTGAACGAAGACCTCCAGCCCCAGGAGACCGGCGAGCAGCCGGAGCCCGAGGTGACCGTCGACGGCACCAGCGCCGACGAGGTGGAGCCCGCCGAGCTGTCCCAGGGATCGGTCGCCGCCGCGGAGGCCGCCGAGGAGCGCGCCGTCCTCGAGGGCATCGCCGACGAGCCCGAGGTCGAGCGCGTCGAGGGCGACGGCCAGCAGCTGGGCGAGGACGAGCAGCAGGCCGTGGAAGCCGCGGAGAAGGCGCAGTCCGAGCCGCCGCTGCCCGCCCAGCCGGCCGAGGCCGCCATCGACGCGCCGGTCGATGAGGAAGCCGAGCTGCGCGAGCGCTCGAAGATCGGCGACTGGTACGTCGTCCACTCCTACGCCGGCTACGAGAACCGGGTGAAGACGAACATCGAGTCGCGCCTGGAGACCTTCGACATGGAGGACTACATCTTCGAGGTGGCGGTGCCCTCCGAGGAGGTCACCGAGATCAAGAACGGCAAGAAGGTCAAGGTCAACCGCAAGCCGTACCCCGGCTACGTGCTCGTGCGGATGGATCTCACCGACGAGTCCTGGAACGTCGTCCGCAACACGCCGAACGTGACCGGCTTCGTCGGCGGCATGTCCCGCCCCTCGCCGGTCCCGGTGGACGACGTCGTGAAGATGATCATCCGTACGCCGGCGCAGCCGGCCGCGCCCGCGACCGCGAGCTCGGTGGGCGAGGCGGCTCTGACCGGTCAGCCGGCCCCGACGATCGAGGTCGACTTCGAGATCGGCGAGTCGGTGACCGTCATGGACGGACCGTTCGCGACCCTCCCGGCATCGATCAGCGAGGTTATGCCCGAGCAGCAGAAGCTCAAGGTGCTTGTGTCGATCTTCGGCCGCGAGACGCCCGTCGAGCTGGGCTTCAACCAGGTCTCGAAGATCTAG